The following are from one region of the Carassius auratus strain Wakin chromosome 13, ASM336829v1, whole genome shotgun sequence genome:
- the LOC113112292 gene encoding peptide chain release factor 1-like, mitochondrial — MAVIGFSKSLSYAGRRLLNVTLFRSITRGSVCRCPAIHRTVNSTKAHAPRAFHTSQSVMVSKILSVDEIFNKKSLHDYLKKKEVEYNTCLQSLNTESQTLDEEDVKMKRTSLSVLGPLVQKIRELEQKQKELEDTLDLLKDNEPELLELAELEKEACLAAVQDLRQKILSLLIPEEESDMSDLVLEVTAGVGGQEAMLFTAEIFDMYHNFAAFHGWGFYILEVMSSELGGIRRAAASISGPLSYKKLKFEAGVHRVQRVPKTESKGRIHTSTMTVAILPQPTEISFTVNPKDLRIETKRASGAGGQHVNTTDSAVRIVHLPTGTVAECQQERSQIKNKETAMTLLRAKLYSARLEEETSKRYLARKLQIGSKGRSEKIRTYNFSQDRITDHRIGKTVHDVHGFLQGEELLEEMIVFLQQFSEQESLMDILQDSDQNQ; from the exons ATGGCCGTCATTGGCTTTAGTAAGAGTCTTTCATATGCAGGCAGGCGGCTGCTGAATGTGACACTGTTCAGGTCAATCACGAGAGGATCAGTATGCAGATGTCCAGCCATTCACAGGACTGTTAACAGCACCAAAGCACACGCTCCACGAGCTTTCCATACATCCCAGTCTGTGATGGTCTCTAAAATACTGTCTGTGGACGAGATCTTCAACAAGAAGTCTTTACATGACTATCTGAAGAAGAAGGAAGTGGAGTATAACACATGCCTGCAGTCCCTCAATACTGAGAGCCAAACATTGGATGAAGAGGATGTGAAGATGAAAAGGACCAGCCTCTCTGTGTTAGGACCTTTAGTCCAAAAAATAAGAGAATTAGAGCAGAAACAGAAGGAGCTGGAGGACACGCTGGACTTGTTAAAAG ATAATGAACCAGAATTACTTGAGCTTGCAGAGTTGGAGAAGGAAGCCTGTCTAGCAGCCGTTCAAGATCTCAGACAAAAG ATTTTATCTCTTCTGATCCCAGAAGAGGAATCAGACATGAGTGACCTGGTCCTAGAGGTCACCGCTGGGGTCGGAGGTCAAGAGGCCATGCTCTTTACCGCAGAGATTTTTGATATGTATCATAACTTCGCAGCTTTCCACGGCTGGGGTTTCTACATCCTGGAGGTCATGTCCAGTGAGCTAG GAGGCATCAGACGTGCAGCCGCCAGTATCAGTGGTCCACTCAGCTATAAAAAGTTAAAGTTTGAAGCTGGAGTCCATCGTGTCCAGAGGGTCCCGAAAACAGAGAGTAAAGGTCGCATACACACCAGCACCATGACGGTGGCCATACTTCCCCAGCCCACTGAG ATCTCATTTACCGTCAATCCTAAAGATCTGAGGATCGAGACGAAGAGAGCCAGTGGTGCAGGAGGACAGCATGTCAACACCACCGACAGCGCCGTGAGGATCGTCCATCTGCCCACAG GGACAGTGGCTGAGTGTCAGCAGGAACGCTCTCAGATCAAGAACAAGGAGACAGCCATGACCTTACTGCGGGCCAAACTCTACAGCGCCCGGCTGGAGGAGGAGACCAGTAAGAGATACCTGGCTCGAAAACTACAG ATTGGCAGCAAAGGCAGATCAGAGAAAATCAGGACTTATAACTTCTCTCAGGACCGGATCACCGATCACAGGATCGGAAAAACCGTTCACGACGTGCATGGATTTTTACAAGGAGAGGAACTGCTGGAGGAGATGATTGTGTTCCTGCAACAGTTTTCTGAACAGGAATCTCTTATGGACATTCTCCAAGACAGTGATCAGAACCAGTAG
- the LOC113112293 gene encoding F-box only protein 5-like: protein MKCPSYSDDSTVLCQMAKAETDLGEVKGHTVSPRKSPSSKGPHNKENNQKKRHSVDVTSDDEVILSSGGLTEDSGYFSLQNSQVDNGDVDAADSLLRNEETPVSSQLLNVECRSAPCLPVLKFQEEVCRELTKSFKRSKSFDWTVVDKVAEKHGLHNVIGGKMGRPFVDILCGLLRKDMRHILSRILGLLGDCDLVSCKKVSRTWQKIICEDQTALRRCREAERSLRDSGRLMGSLSRDFTSSRVVFSSMQTVASTPVHKAIRKLQCQTGGAQNASTSSRFQQFHEVAQSLKQHESLRSCIVCSSAARFDEAMQRAVCTRISCAFDFCTLCQSAFHGSASCRNSVQTRSASQKTLIAGSARSKRSVRRL from the exons ATGAAGTGTCCAAGCTACAGTGATGATTCAACAGTTTTATGCCAGATGGCGAAAGCTGAAACAGACCTCGGTGAGGTGAAGGGCCACACGGTTTCACCACGGAAATCACCCTCGAGCAAAGGCCCTCACAATAAAGAAAACAACCAGAAAAAGCGGCATTCTGTAGACGTGACATCAGACGACGAGGTCATTCTCAGCAGTGGCGGTCTGACTGAAGACAGTGGCTATTTTTCCCTCCAAAACAGCCAAGTGGATAACGGGGACGTGGATGCTGCGGACTCACTGTTGAGGAATGAAGAGACACCTGTGTCCTCTCAGTTGTTGAATGTGGAGTGTCGTTCTGCACCATGTCTGCCCGTGTTGAAGTTTCAGGAGGAGGTGTGCAGAGAGCTGACTAAAAGCTTTAAAAGGAGCAAAAGCTTTGACTGGACTGTCGTTGATAAGGTTGCTGAGAAACACGGGCTGCATAATGTGATCGGTGGGAAGATGGGACGCCCATTTGTGGACATCCTTTGCGGCCTGTTGAGGAAAGACATGAGGCATATCCTTTCCAGGATACTGGGCCTGTTGGGAGATTGTGACTTAGTGAG CTGTAAAAAAGTAAGTCGGACGTGGCAGAAAATCATTTGTGAAGATCAGACGGCCTTGCGGCGCTGCAGAGAAGCAGAAAGATCGTTAAGG GACTCTGGTCGCCTCATGGGCTCATTATCACGAGACTTCACCTCGAGCAGGGTGGTGTTCTCCAGCATGCAGACCGTCGCCTCTACACCCGTTCACAAGGCCATTAGGAAGCTGCAGTGCCAGACGGGTGGAGCACAAAATGCGTCCACGTCAAGTCGCTTCCAACAGTTccatgag GTTGCCCAGTCGCTCAAACAGCATGAATCTCTGCGCTCGTGTATCGTCTGCAGCTCTGCAGCACGGTTCGACGAAGCCATGCAGCGGGCCGTATGCACGCGCATCAGCTGTGCATTTGACTTCTGCACATTGTGTCAGTCAGCGTTCCACGGCTCTGCCTCGTGCCGCAATTCGGTCCAGACCAGATCGGCTTCACAAAAAACACTCATCGCCGGCTCGGCTCGAAGCAAAAGGAGCGTCCGTCGCCTCTGA
- the LOC113113137 gene encoding VIP peptides-like isoform X1, which produces MCKAMPVRNGSQLLLFITLSSVLYARTLSLPFASMRDTRHADGLFTSGYSKLLGQLSARRYLESLIGKRVSDDLMEDQAPMKRHSDAIFTDNYSRFRKQMAVKKYLNSILTGKRSQEDPPSLQEESTGGETTYRESYDDVTVDRLLNHIPLPL; this is translated from the exons AT GTGTAAAGCAATGCCCGTGAGGAACGGCTCTCAGCTTTTGCTCTTCATAACTCTCTCCAGTGTTTTATATGCCCGGACCTTAAGTTTACCCTTCGCCTCCATGAG AGATACAAGACACGCAGACGGGCTCTTCACAAGCGGATACAGTAAACTTCTAGGACAGTTATCTGCCAGACGGTACCTGGAGTCATTGATCGGAAAGCGGGTCAG TGATGATTTGATGGAAGACCAGGCACCGATGAAGCGTCATTCAGACGCAATATTCACAGACAACTACAGCCGCTTTCGCAAGCAGATGGCGGTGAAGAAATATCTCAACTCCATTCTCACAGGAAAGAGAAG TCAAGAAGACCCACCCAGCCTGCAGGAGGAATCGACTGGAGGAGAGACCACGTATCGGGAGAGCTACGATGACGTCACTGTAGACCGACTTCTCAATCATATACCATTG CCCCTCTGA
- the LOC113113137 gene encoding VIP peptides-like isoform X2, translating into MPVRNGSQLLLFITLSSVLYARTLSLPFASMRDTRHADGLFTSGYSKLLGQLSARRYLESLIGKRVSDDLMEDQAPMKRHSDAIFTDNYSRFRKQMAVKKYLNSILTGKRSQEDPPSLQEESTGGETTYRESYDDVTVDRLLNHIPLPL; encoded by the exons ATGCCCGTGAGGAACGGCTCTCAGCTTTTGCTCTTCATAACTCTCTCCAGTGTTTTATATGCCCGGACCTTAAGTTTACCCTTCGCCTCCATGAG AGATACAAGACACGCAGACGGGCTCTTCACAAGCGGATACAGTAAACTTCTAGGACAGTTATCTGCCAGACGGTACCTGGAGTCATTGATCGGAAAGCGGGTCAG TGATGATTTGATGGAAGACCAGGCACCGATGAAGCGTCATTCAGACGCAATATTCACAGACAACTACAGCCGCTTTCGCAAGCAGATGGCGGTGAAGAAATATCTCAACTCCATTCTCACAGGAAAGAGAAG TCAAGAAGACCCACCCAGCCTGCAGGAGGAATCGACTGGAGGAGAGACCACGTATCGGGAGAGCTACGATGACGTCACTGTAGACCGACTTCTCAATCATATACCATTG CCCCTCTGA